A region of Streptomyces sp. NBC_01267 DNA encodes the following proteins:
- a CDS encoding sugar ABC transporter ATP-binding protein: MTSASPSTAGPDPSGVRPGTAPPSHSVGVSDLTKRFGAVQALGGITLDFPRGQVTALMGENGAGKSTLLKILTGDHQPTEGHVLIGGEQVTLASPADARAAGIRIIPQEPEIIPHITVAENVYAGALPRKAGRRFDRAELRRRIQADLARLGFTEVLDPDLLGSQLTPAQRQLVEIMRALTGSTTATLIAFDEPTSSLAEHEVDALFALIRRLRDQGIAIVYVSHRMQEIFKLADRIAVLRDGNLIGVQQASATNEGELVRLMVGRDLSTMFVRQRVATDRLVLDVKNLTTDDVRDITLQVHAGEVVGLAGLIGAGRSELALALAGDLPFHSGTVTLDGVTLPSGNPGAVIRAGLGLAPEERKAQALFLQQTIRENTSLVVLDRLRRFRFVRRAAERALAQEYADRLRVRTPSINHEVRKLSGGNQQKVVLARWLARRPKVLVLDEPTRGIDVGAKAEIYQIIADLAKEGVAVLVISSELTELLGLADRVVVMQGGRITGELPHDEATEESILALAMADDIANASTPGASS; encoded by the coding sequence ATGACCAGCGCGTCCCCTTCGACCGCCGGACCGGACCCTTCCGGGGTACGGCCCGGAACAGCACCGCCGTCCCACTCCGTCGGCGTCTCGGACCTCACCAAACGGTTCGGTGCCGTGCAGGCGCTCGGCGGAATCACGCTCGACTTTCCGCGCGGTCAGGTGACCGCGCTGATGGGCGAGAACGGTGCCGGCAAGTCGACCCTGCTCAAGATCCTTACCGGCGACCACCAGCCGACCGAGGGACATGTCCTGATCGGCGGCGAACAGGTCACCCTCGCCTCCCCCGCCGACGCGCGCGCCGCCGGAATCCGGATCATCCCGCAGGAGCCGGAGATCATCCCGCACATCACCGTCGCCGAGAACGTCTACGCCGGCGCCCTGCCCCGCAAGGCCGGCAGGCGTTTCGACAGAGCCGAACTGCGCCGCCGGATCCAGGCCGACCTGGCGCGGCTGGGCTTCACCGAGGTCCTCGACCCCGACCTGCTCGGCTCACAACTCACTCCCGCTCAACGCCAGTTGGTCGAGATCATGCGCGCCCTGACCGGCAGCACCACCGCGACACTGATCGCGTTCGACGAACCCACCTCCTCCTTGGCCGAGCACGAGGTGGACGCGCTGTTCGCCCTGATCCGCCGGCTCCGGGACCAGGGCATCGCGATCGTCTACGTCTCGCACCGCATGCAGGAGATCTTCAAGCTCGCCGACCGTATCGCCGTACTGCGCGACGGCAACCTGATCGGCGTACAGCAGGCAAGCGCCACGAACGAGGGCGAACTGGTACGCCTGATGGTCGGGCGCGATCTCTCGACCATGTTCGTCCGGCAACGGGTCGCCACCGACCGGCTCGTGCTCGACGTCAAGAACCTCACCACCGACGACGTGCGCGACATCACGCTCCAGGTCCACGCCGGCGAAGTCGTCGGCCTGGCCGGGCTGATCGGAGCCGGCCGCTCCGAACTGGCGCTGGCCCTCGCCGGCGATCTGCCCTTCCACAGCGGCACCGTGACGCTGGACGGCGTCACCCTGCCCTCCGGCAATCCCGGAGCGGTGATCCGGGCCGGCCTCGGACTCGCCCCGGAGGAACGGAAGGCCCAGGCCCTCTTCCTGCAGCAGACCATCCGGGAGAACACCTCCCTGGTCGTCCTGGACCGGCTGCGGCGTTTCCGTTTCGTGCGGCGGGCCGCCGAGCGTGCGCTGGCCCAGGAGTACGCCGACCGGCTCCGGGTGCGCACGCCGTCGATCAACCACGAAGTGCGCAAACTCTCCGGCGGCAACCAGCAGAAGGTCGTTCTCGCCCGGTGGCTGGCGCGCAGGCCGAAGGTACTGGTCCTCGACGAGCCGACCCGTGGCATCGACGTCGGCGCCAAGGCCGAGATCTACCAGATCATCGCCGACCTGGCCAAGGAAGGCGTCGCCGTGCTGGTCATCTCCTCCGAACTCACCGAACTCCTCGGCCTCGCGGACCGGGTGGTGGTCATGCAGGGAGGCCGCATCACCGGCGAACTCCCCCACGACGAAGCCACTGAAGAATCCATCCTCGCCCTCGCCATGGCCGACGACATCGCCAACGCCAGCACCCCCGGAGCCTCTTCATGA
- a CDS encoding substrate-binding domain-containing protein gives MFRSSRRPVAVATGLLLTLGLSTACSSGKEAAHDESVAKVDGKISLTYLQKQGDQEYFVGEAAGAKAKAKELGVSLKVVNLGNDANKTVSEVQSAVAQKTSGLIIVVPDPAVGPQVVQTARDGKVALLTSDDQICTTGPDPAACGKDDLVPRIGFSGAQMGTEVGKRAATEYKKAGWKAADTRVVSASKQDVTVCGDRVDAAKKAFDAAVPGVKTIDVPTDNTPTGAQDKIAATITANSGVKNWVVWGCNDENTMGGVTALQNAGISPGHVIGVGLGAYLACKEWQSDKPSGMKAALFINGKDVGALAVQTMYDKLKNGKAFPQEAFAPTTMVDQATWKSSGLTCS, from the coding sequence ATGTTCCGTTCATCCCGCCGGCCCGTGGCCGTTGCCACCGGCCTGCTGCTCACCCTCGGTCTGAGCACGGCGTGCTCCTCGGGCAAGGAGGCCGCCCACGACGAATCGGTCGCCAAGGTCGACGGCAAGATCTCCCTCACCTACCTGCAGAAACAGGGCGACCAGGAGTACTTCGTCGGCGAGGCGGCCGGTGCCAAGGCGAAGGCCAAGGAGCTCGGCGTCAGCCTGAAGGTCGTCAACCTGGGCAACGACGCCAACAAGACAGTCAGCGAAGTCCAGTCCGCCGTCGCCCAGAAGACCAGTGGCCTCATCATCGTCGTCCCGGACCCTGCCGTGGGCCCCCAGGTCGTCCAGACCGCCAGGGACGGCAAGGTCGCGCTGCTGACGTCCGACGACCAGATCTGCACCACCGGCCCCGATCCCGCAGCCTGCGGCAAGGACGACCTGGTGCCCCGAATCGGCTTCAGCGGCGCCCAGATGGGCACGGAGGTCGGAAAGCGCGCCGCCACGGAGTACAAGAAGGCAGGCTGGAAGGCCGCCGACACGCGTGTCGTCTCGGCGTCGAAGCAGGACGTCACCGTGTGCGGTGACCGGGTCGACGCGGCCAAGAAGGCCTTCGACGCCGCAGTTCCGGGCGTGAAGACCATCGACGTGCCGACCGACAACACCCCCACCGGAGCCCAGGACAAGATCGCCGCCACGATCACCGCCAACTCCGGTGTCAAGAACTGGGTCGTCTGGGGCTGCAACGACGAGAACACCATGGGCGGGGTCACCGCGCTGCAGAACGCAGGCATCAGCCCCGGCCATGTCATCGGCGTCGGCCTGGGCGCCTACCTGGCCTGCAAGGAATGGCAGTCCGACAAGCCCTCCGGCATGAAGGCTGCTCTCTTCATCAACGGCAAGGACGTAGGCGCCCTGGCCGTCCAGACCATGTACGACAAGCTCAAGAACGGCAAGGCATTCCCGCAGGAAGCCTTCGCCCCCACCACGATGGTCGACCAGGCCACTTGGAAGAGTTCCGGCCTCACCTGCAGCTGA
- a CDS encoding DEAD/DEAH box helicase, giving the protein MNAKPPAPKGELTTPQGAARSLPPVESFDALGLPPELTATMTGLGVTEPFPIQAATLPNALAGRDVLGRARTGSGKTLAFGLATLARTAGMRAESKRPLALVLVPTRELAQQVSDALAPYAQALNLRLATVVGGLAINRQAALLRAGAEVVVATPGRLADLVSRRSCDLQQVRITVLDEADQMCDLGFLPQVSEILDQVRPDGQRLLFSATLDRNVDQLVQNYLHEPVVTSLDRVAGSVATMEHHVLNVHPADKYATATEIAARDGRVLMFLDTKAGVDQFTRHLRASGVRAGALHSGKSQPQRTHTLAQFKDGEITVLVATNVAARGIHIEALDLVVNVDPPADAKDYLHRGGRTARAGESGNVVTLVTPNQRRDVNQIMADARIRPTVTQVRSGEEKLTAITGAKRPPIEGKGSGNAPFRGMGTRPGRAKETRRTADARKTAEARAAARVRKGR; this is encoded by the coding sequence ATGAACGCGAAGCCGCCGGCCCCGAAGGGCGAACTCACCACGCCGCAGGGGGCTGCCCGTAGCCTGCCGCCGGTCGAGTCCTTCGACGCACTCGGGCTGCCGCCGGAGCTGACGGCGACGATGACCGGCCTCGGCGTGACAGAGCCCTTCCCGATCCAGGCGGCGACCCTGCCCAACGCGCTGGCCGGCCGTGATGTCCTCGGCCGCGCCCGGACCGGATCCGGCAAGACGCTTGCCTTCGGGCTTGCGACGCTGGCGCGGACGGCAGGCATGCGAGCGGAGTCGAAGCGCCCGCTCGCACTGGTCCTGGTGCCGACCCGGGAGCTCGCGCAGCAGGTGAGCGACGCACTGGCGCCCTACGCGCAGGCACTGAACCTGCGGCTGGCGACGGTGGTGGGCGGGCTGGCGATCAACCGGCAGGCTGCGCTGCTGCGGGCCGGCGCCGAAGTGGTCGTCGCGACGCCGGGGCGGCTCGCCGACCTCGTATCGCGCCGCTCCTGCGACCTGCAGCAGGTGCGGATCACCGTGCTGGACGAGGCGGACCAGATGTGCGACCTGGGGTTCCTGCCGCAGGTCTCGGAAATCCTGGACCAGGTCCGCCCCGACGGACAGCGGCTGCTGTTCTCGGCCACGCTCGACCGCAATGTCGACCAGTTGGTGCAGAACTATCTGCACGAGCCGGTAGTCACTTCGCTCGACCGGGTGGCGGGCTCGGTCGCCACGATGGAACACCATGTGCTGAACGTCCACCCTGCCGACAAGTATGCGACCGCGACCGAGATCGCCGCGCGGGACGGCCGGGTCCTGATGTTCCTGGACACCAAGGCCGGCGTGGACCAGTTCACCCGGCACCTGCGGGCCAGCGGCGTACGGGCCGGCGCCCTGCACAGCGGGAAGTCGCAGCCCCAGCGCACACACACGCTCGCGCAGTTCAAGGACGGCGAGATCACCGTGCTGGTGGCCACCAATGTCGCGGCGCGAGGCATTCACATCGAGGCGCTCGACCTCGTCGTCAACGTCGACCCGCCTGCCGACGCGAAGGACTACCTGCACCGTGGCGGGCGTACGGCCCGCGCCGGGGAATCCGGGAACGTGGTCACGCTGGTCACCCCGAACCAGCGGCGGGACGTGAACCAGATCATGGCCGACGCCCGGATCCGGCCGACCGTCACCCAGGTGCGTTCCGGCGAGGAGAAGCTGACCGCCATCACCGGGGCGAAGCGCCCGCCGATCGAAGGGAAGGGCAGCGGCAACGCCCCCTTCCGTGGCATGGGCACGCGTCCGGGCCGCGCCAAGGAGACCCGTAGAACCGCCGACGCCCGCAAGACGGCGGAAGCGCGCGCGGCGGCCCGGGTACGCAAGGGCCGCTGA
- a CDS encoding GH92 family glycosyl hydrolase, with protein MRAWTRGFAALLLAMAVAAASATPGVADAKERAPKFAGDPTTLVDTSIGNNGDGTTFPGATVPFGMVQLSPDTQLNQYASYDYKQDTILGFSHTHLSGVGCQTMGNFRFMPTTGAVTSSDPAQYGAKFSHDNETRAPGYYGVKFDNGIQAELSATQRTGQHRYTYPAGSGPENVLIETGESNGSTYAGDVHVVGNDTVEGWLQGGNFCGETGKERYRIYFSAKFDRKFSSFGTWTDGTITPNQRDASRGTKRAGAYATFDPAKGKQVGTSVGLSYTSIGGARLNRRAEQPKSFDRARTAAHRTWQEELNRMRVAGGSTADQRTYYSALYHSLLHPSIGSDVDNRYRGFDDQVHRADSTYYQMFSLWDTYRSQNQLVDLLNPDKATDMAKSVLHIYQDGGWLPRWALGNSETNVMSGDPVTPWIVDIYNRGLLDKRTASQLFDALWKNVNEVPADQSIFRGRDGNPTYVKNGWVGYQNLPGYKYGDSRQSGSATLEYSLADCALSTMAGGLGYKDKAATLASRCDNFTKLWDPTVTSQGFSGFPVARNADGSVAGDPDPAQAGAFHEGTAWQYEWLAQQDPQTLFGLMGGPSQAEQRLDKFFDMPTVLTDPAKAASDSWVTGAYDYHNNFAFNPNNEPDFHAPWMYTWTGAPWKTSAVLRAMRTLFTDNVYGMPGNDDLGATSSLLVFAMAGIFEAQPGSATYVITAPMFEKVEIRPEHGRAISIDAPGANASKLQYVSSVDTGKGKVRQSWLSHKDLLRSGTITINLSDKPTSWGTNAAPPAMARP; from the coding sequence ATGAGAGCATGGACACGCGGGTTCGCCGCCTTGTTGCTCGCCATGGCCGTGGCCGCGGCATCCGCCACCCCCGGCGTCGCAGATGCCAAGGAGCGGGCACCGAAGTTCGCCGGTGACCCCACCACGTTGGTCGACACCTCGATCGGCAACAACGGCGACGGGACGACGTTCCCGGGCGCCACCGTCCCCTTCGGCATGGTGCAGCTGAGCCCGGACACGCAGCTCAACCAGTACGCCTCCTACGACTACAAGCAGGACACGATCCTCGGCTTCAGCCATACGCACCTCTCGGGCGTCGGCTGTCAGACGATGGGCAACTTCCGCTTCATGCCGACCACCGGTGCGGTCACGTCGTCCGACCCGGCGCAGTACGGTGCGAAGTTCAGCCATGACAACGAAACCCGCGCGCCGGGTTACTACGGAGTGAAGTTCGACAACGGCATCCAGGCCGAGCTCTCCGCGACGCAGCGAACCGGCCAGCACCGCTACACGTACCCCGCCGGATCAGGCCCCGAGAACGTGCTCATCGAGACCGGCGAGAGCAACGGCAGCACCTATGCCGGTGACGTCCACGTCGTCGGCAACGACACCGTCGAAGGCTGGCTCCAGGGCGGCAACTTCTGCGGTGAGACCGGGAAGGAGCGCTACCGGATCTATTTCAGTGCCAAGTTCGACCGGAAGTTCTCAAGCTTCGGCACCTGGACCGACGGCACCATCACCCCGAACCAGCGCGACGCATCGCGCGGCACCAAGCGGGCCGGCGCCTATGCGACTTTCGACCCGGCCAAGGGCAAGCAGGTCGGCACCTCGGTGGGCCTGTCCTACACGTCGATCGGCGGCGCGCGCCTCAACCGCAGGGCTGAGCAGCCGAAGTCGTTCGACAGGGCCCGCACCGCCGCGCACCGCACCTGGCAGGAGGAGCTGAACCGGATGCGCGTGGCCGGTGGCAGCACCGCCGACCAGCGCACGTACTACAGCGCGCTCTACCACTCGCTGCTGCACCCGTCGATCGGGTCCGACGTGGACAACCGCTACCGCGGCTTCGACGACCAAGTGCACCGCGCAGATTCCACGTACTACCAGATGTTCTCGCTCTGGGACACCTACCGCTCGCAGAACCAGCTGGTGGACCTGCTGAACCCGGACAAGGCCACAGACATGGCCAAGTCGGTGCTGCACATCTATCAGGACGGCGGCTGGCTGCCGCGCTGGGCGCTCGGCAACAGCGAGACCAACGTGATGAGCGGCGACCCCGTCACCCCGTGGATCGTCGACATCTACAACCGCGGCCTGCTCGACAAGCGCACCGCGAGCCAGCTCTTCGACGCGCTGTGGAAGAACGTCAACGAGGTCCCCGCGGACCAGTCGATCTTCCGCGGCCGTGACGGTAACCCCACGTACGTCAAGAACGGCTGGGTCGGCTACCAGAACCTGCCCGGGTACAAGTACGGCGACAGCCGCCAGTCGGGCTCGGCCACACTGGAGTACTCGCTCGCCGACTGCGCGCTGTCCACGATGGCCGGCGGCCTCGGCTACAAGGACAAGGCCGCGACGCTCGCCTCGCGCTGCGACAACTTCACCAAGCTGTGGGACCCCACCGTCACGTCGCAGGGTTTCTCCGGGTTCCCGGTTGCCAGGAACGCGGACGGCTCCGTGGCCGGCGACCCCGATCCCGCCCAGGCCGGCGCGTTCCACGAGGGCACCGCGTGGCAGTACGAATGGCTCGCGCAGCAGGACCCGCAGACGCTCTTCGGGCTCATGGGCGGCCCCTCACAGGCCGAGCAGCGGCTCGACAAGTTCTTCGACATGCCGACCGTGCTCACCGACCCGGCGAAGGCGGCTTCGGACTCGTGGGTGACCGGCGCGTACGACTACCACAACAACTTCGCGTTCAACCCCAACAACGAGCCCGACTTCCACGCACCGTGGATGTACACGTGGACGGGCGCACCGTGGAAGACCTCCGCCGTGCTGCGCGCGATGCGGACGCTCTTCACCGACAACGTGTACGGAATGCCCGGCAATGACGACCTCGGCGCCACCTCCTCGCTGCTCGTCTTCGCCATGGCCGGCATCTTCGAGGCCCAGCCCGGCTCCGCCACCTACGTGATCACCGCGCCCATGTTCGAGAAGGTCGAGATCCGGCCTGAACACGGACGCGCGATCAGCATCGACGCCCCGGGTGCCAACGCGTCGAAGCTCCAGTACGTGTCCTCCGTGGACACCGGCAAGGGGAAGGTGCGCCAGAGCTGGCTGTCCCACAAGGACCTGCTCCGTTCCGGCACGATCACGATCAACCTCTCCGACAAGCCGACGAGTTGGGGAACCAACGCCGCTCCGCCGGCCATGGCCCGGCCCTGA
- a CDS encoding Dabb family protein — protein sequence MIYHHNRFTFKTTATAHQREEALASLRNQGESIDAVARYVVGRDIGGEFEYGAVFLIEDLDGYGEYLMAPSHAHTDRIGLPLLESFVSYDTTDSDDPDIAQKIADLHARRYAGDPALTKLVADLPSYTGSSAPTSTNPGSAHARGETETVHGSDGHSGRRWGVS from the coding sequence ATGATCTATCACCACAACCGCTTCACCTTCAAGACCACTGCCACCGCCCACCAGCGCGAGGAGGCCCTCGCAAGCCTGCGCAACCAGGGCGAGTCGATCGACGCGGTCGCACGGTACGTCGTCGGCAGAGACATCGGCGGCGAGTTCGAGTACGGCGCCGTCTTCCTCATAGAGGACCTCGACGGGTACGGGGAGTACCTGATGGCGCCCTCACACGCCCACACCGACCGGATCGGCCTGCCGCTGCTGGAGTCCTTCGTCTCCTACGACACCACCGACAGCGACGACCCCGACATCGCCCAGAAGATCGCCGACCTGCACGCGCGACGCTACGCGGGCGACCCGGCCCTCACCAAGCTGGTGGCCGACCTCCCCTCCTACACCGGCAGCAGCGCGCCGACCTCCACCAACCCCGGCAGCGCACACGCCCGCGGGGAGACCGAAACCGTCCACGGCTCCGACGGACACAGCGGACGGCGGTGGGGCGTGTCCTGA
- a CDS encoding TetR/AcrR family transcriptional regulator, whose product MGKREAVRRRTFAEILETAGRMAEAEGWRAVTIRRIAAEIGYSTPVIYQHFPSKEAVLHTLLGQANGELAERMRAAVAGEPASRGPHLAATAYLEFARSRPSLYQLISGAPGTDVDASTRRAAAADVITFTRQLIGAWAAETAAEPPSIEDACDLLWGTLHGLASIGSIEDIGFDRALRLAGQAVTALLDHWSASATNPEGRPQTAEGEK is encoded by the coding sequence GTGGGGAAGCGGGAAGCAGTACGTCGGCGGACGTTCGCCGAGATCCTGGAGACAGCGGGCCGGATGGCCGAGGCCGAGGGCTGGCGAGCGGTGACCATCCGGCGGATCGCCGCCGAGATCGGCTACAGCACGCCGGTGATCTACCAGCACTTCCCGAGCAAAGAGGCCGTACTGCACACGCTGCTGGGGCAGGCCAACGGCGAGTTGGCGGAGCGGATGCGGGCCGCGGTGGCCGGCGAACCGGCATCACGGGGCCCGCACTTGGCGGCGACCGCATACCTGGAGTTCGCCCGGTCCCGACCCAGCCTGTACCAACTCATCTCGGGCGCACCCGGCACGGACGTCGACGCCTCCACCCGCCGCGCCGCCGCCGCCGACGTGATCACCTTCACCAGGCAGCTCATCGGCGCGTGGGCGGCCGAGACCGCAGCCGAGCCCCCCAGCATCGAGGACGCCTGCGACCTGCTGTGGGGCACGCTGCACGGCCTCGCGAGCATCGGGTCGATCGAGGACATCGGCTTCGACCGCGCCCTGCGCCTGGCCGGCCAAGCGGTGACGGCGCTGCTCGACCACTGGTCAGCCTCGGCCACGAACCCCGAAGGCCGCCCGCAGACCGCCGAGGGAGAGAAATGA
- a CDS encoding SRPBCC domain-containing protein: MGEDRIERETLIAAPLELVWSLVAQPGFWVADKASLPGTVAKEGESMVARNAEHGDFPVRVEKVEPPMYLAYRWTSAFPGEELRENNSTLVEFTLTQEGSQTRLRVVESGFAALAGSEELRSQNLKDHSEGWPLELDALKTRAEQPAT, translated from the coding sequence ATGGGCGAGGACCGGATCGAACGCGAAACCCTGATTGCGGCACCCTTGGAGCTGGTTTGGTCGCTGGTGGCCCAACCCGGGTTCTGGGTGGCCGACAAAGCGAGCCTGCCCGGCACCGTGGCCAAGGAGGGCGAGTCGATGGTGGCGAGGAACGCCGAGCACGGCGACTTCCCGGTGCGTGTGGAGAAGGTCGAGCCGCCGATGTACCTGGCATACCGCTGGACCAGCGCGTTCCCCGGAGAAGAACTGCGCGAGAACAACAGCACCCTCGTGGAGTTCACACTGACCCAGGAAGGCTCCCAGACGAGGCTCCGCGTCGTCGAGAGCGGGTTCGCGGCGCTGGCCGGGTCCGAGGAGCTGCGCAGTCAGAACCTGAAGGACCACAGTGAAGGCTGGCCCCTGGAGCTCGACGCGCTCAAGACACGCGCCGAACAGCCCGCCACGTGA
- a CDS encoding ArsR/SmtB family transcription factor, whose amino-acid sequence MTEEPPGAAEVVDSVLGALADPTRRQLLDLLAAQGEATATTLAERLPVSRQAVVKHLAVLDAAGLVSGGRVGREVRYAVRPAGLDTTARWMASLAAHWDRRLANIKRVAEAAEQDSSSTRPD is encoded by the coding sequence GTGACGGAAGAACCTCCCGGCGCCGCCGAGGTCGTCGACAGCGTCCTCGGTGCGCTGGCCGACCCGACGCGACGTCAGCTGCTTGATCTGCTGGCCGCACAGGGTGAGGCCACTGCCACGACGCTCGCCGAACGGCTTCCCGTCTCGCGCCAGGCGGTGGTCAAGCACCTCGCCGTCCTGGACGCCGCCGGGCTGGTTTCCGGCGGCCGGGTCGGACGCGAGGTGCGGTACGCGGTGCGGCCCGCGGGGCTGGACACGACGGCACGGTGGATGGCCTCGCTCGCGGCCCACTGGGACCGGCGGTTGGCGAACATCAAACGCGTCGCTGAGGCAGCGGAGCAGGATTCGAGTTCGACACGCCCCGACTGA
- a CDS encoding NEW3 domain-containing protein, with product MSARTTPIPASLRRSLYALATATALALGGLAGPSAAAAVDTSVPAQSAGSPGASESSYPNLAPTPPMGWNNWSYYGCDIDEATVLSNARALVSSGLAAKGYDTVTTDDCWMTHSRNTDGDLVPDPDRFPHGMAYIGEQLHAMGLKFGIYEDAGTATCGGYPGSYGHIQQDADLFARWRVDYLKLDGCNVPESDSQTLDEVYHSLYGDMSKALLRTGRPITFSVSAPAYFEGEKDWHDVIGWSAQVGNLWREGADVAMESASASSKWSSIKYNYGYNVPLADLQSPGRWNDPDFLLAGQSRLTGDEIRSQMSLWSVMAAPLISSTDLAKASPDALSVLGNRDVIAVDQDPTGLQGRIVQQGDGYDVLSKKLSGGDRAVALFNSSDQAQTITTTAAEAGLPKGSSYLLKDLWSKRTTQSTGTIAANVPAHGTVLYRIHAGQAHKVPPATAVTWKRTGGDGTSSTWQVGLADHGPGGLSSATLEVDVPQGWSVSPSKARLGRIAPGGSAGASFTVKGPEMKPGTTTVTLSATARYRAGSAGESRTTGQGSVVSVVPYPALADAFNNVGVTSEDAPPADGNYTLGNFDGGGDSYSAQALATAGVTPGGTVTKDGVSWTFPKAAPGAPDNVTAAGQVITMAGSGSKLWFLGAEAGAAEGKVTVTYTDGTTSSGDLGLPNWCCTAGTEYGATTVATTDHRNTPQGPANFGGGYKLFGNSVPLDAGKTIRTVTLPDEDALHIFAITAQ from the coding sequence TTGTCCGCGAGAACGACCCCGATCCCTGCATCCCTGCGACGGAGCCTGTACGCCCTGGCGACGGCCACCGCACTCGCCCTCGGCGGGCTCGCCGGCCCGTCCGCTGCTGCGGCGGTGGACACGTCGGTTCCCGCGCAGAGTGCGGGAAGCCCCGGTGCTTCGGAGAGCTCCTACCCGAATCTTGCCCCCACCCCGCCCATGGGCTGGAACAACTGGTCCTACTACGGCTGCGACATCGACGAGGCCACCGTCCTGTCCAACGCCCGGGCCCTGGTCTCCTCCGGTCTCGCCGCCAAGGGCTACGACACGGTCACCACCGACGACTGCTGGATGACACACAGCAGAAACACCGACGGCGACCTGGTCCCCGACCCCGACCGCTTCCCGCACGGAATGGCCTACATCGGTGAACAACTGCACGCGATGGGGCTGAAGTTCGGCATCTACGAGGACGCCGGCACCGCGACCTGCGGTGGATATCCCGGCTCGTACGGCCACATCCAGCAGGACGCCGACCTCTTCGCCCGATGGCGCGTCGACTATCTGAAGCTCGACGGCTGCAACGTGCCCGAGAGCGACAGCCAGACACTCGACGAGGTCTACCACTCGCTCTACGGCGATATGAGCAAGGCTCTCCTGCGCACCGGCAGGCCCATCACCTTCTCCGTCTCTGCCCCCGCGTACTTCGAGGGCGAGAAGGACTGGCACGACGTCATCGGCTGGTCGGCCCAGGTGGGCAATCTGTGGCGGGAGGGCGCCGACGTAGCGATGGAGTCGGCCTCGGCGAGTTCCAAGTGGTCGTCGATCAAGTACAACTACGGCTACAACGTACCCCTCGCCGACCTGCAGAGCCCCGGCCGCTGGAACGACCCCGACTTCCTGCTCGCCGGTCAGTCCCGGCTGACCGGCGACGAGATCCGCAGCCAGATGTCACTGTGGTCGGTGATGGCCGCGCCGCTGATCTCCAGTACCGATCTGGCCAAGGCGTCCCCTGACGCCCTGTCCGTTCTCGGCAACCGTGACGTCATCGCGGTCGACCAGGATCCGACAGGTCTGCAGGGCCGCATCGTCCAGCAGGGCGACGGCTATGACGTGCTGTCGAAGAAGCTCAGCGGCGGGGACAGGGCCGTGGCACTCTTCAACTCCTCGGACCAGGCACAGACCATCACGACCACGGCGGCCGAGGCCGGGCTCCCGAAGGGCTCCTCCTATCTGCTGAAGGACCTCTGGTCGAAGCGGACAACACAGTCCACGGGCACCATCGCGGCGAATGTCCCCGCTCATGGCACCGTCCTGTACCGCATACACGCCGGGCAGGCGCACAAGGTGCCGCCGGCCACCGCGGTCACCTGGAAGCGGACGGGAGGTGACGGGACGTCCTCGACCTGGCAGGTCGGCCTGGCCGACCACGGGCCCGGTGGACTCTCCTCGGCCACGCTCGAAGTCGACGTGCCGCAGGGGTGGTCGGTCAGCCCGTCGAAGGCACGGCTCGGCCGCATCGCTCCCGGTGGCTCGGCCGGAGCGAGCTTCACGGTGAAGGGCCCGGAGATGAAGCCCGGGACGACGACCGTCACGCTGAGCGCAACTGCCCGGTACCGCGCAGGATCCGCCGGCGAGTCCCGCACGACAGGACAGGGTTCCGTCGTGTCGGTCGTGCCCTATCCCGCTCTGGCGGACGCTTTCAACAATGTCGGTGTCACCAGTGAGGACGCCCCGCCGGCGGACGGCAACTACACGCTGGGCAATTTCGACGGCGGCGGTGACAGCTACTCCGCCCAGGCACTGGCCACCGCGGGTGTGACACCGGGAGGCACGGTCACCAAGGACGGCGTCAGCTGGACGTTCCCGAAGGCAGCACCCGGCGCACCGGACAACGTGACCGCAGCGGGTCAGGTGATCACCATGGCGGGCAGCGGGTCGAAGCTGTGGTTCCTGGGCGCCGAGGCAGGTGCCGCGGAGGGCAAGGTGACTGTCACGTACACCGACGGCACCACCAGCAGTGGTGATCTCGGGCTGCCCAACTGGTGCTGCACGGCGGGCACCGAGTACGGAGCCACGACGGTCGCCACGACCGATCACCGCAACACACCGCAGGGACCCGCCAACTTCGGCGGCGGTTACAAGCTGTTCGGGAACTCCGTACCGCTCGATGCGGGCAAGACGATCCGCACGGTGACTCTCCCTGACGAGGATGCCCTGCACATCTTCGCGATCACGGCACAGTAG